A region of the Ptychodera flava strain L36383 chromosome 22, AS_Pfla_20210202, whole genome shotgun sequence genome:
ttcgcataagaactttcgttttgaggggggagggagggggtttcaagtaaaatgaaggaattacgtttcttgtgcgtcagcttttattatcgacagcCCCTTAGGTGCCTACAAATCCATCCACAACAGACGCCTTGTATCATAATGTTAATATGTGTAGATTGGACAAAATTTAGCAGCAACTCCTCTCGAGATGGGGTCATCTCTGCAGAGAACTTTTTCAAGTATGTAAAATTGAacatattttttactattttgacAGGTTTCAAGCAGTGTGGAGCTGTTTTCACAGCCCAGACCAAAGACagaatgttatctcatctgaaGAGGGTAGCCCATGTAAGGTGTGTCTAAATTCCACTCTTAATTTAGGTCACTGAGCAGCGCTCCATTCAAATCCAGTCTGACTCTCAATAAAACTGCCAATGCAAAGCCCAGACATCATCCACATAAACTGCTTTCTAGGGACCTTATTGTTATATCTGTTACTGTATGGACATTGTCAAATGTCTCataaattttccaattttaagGGGGACAAAGTACACTCTTTTTGAgattatattgtttaattttttgttcGTTAAAAAAGTTGTAGTACTGAGGCATGATATTACATGTCAGAGGTCAATGTGGCATGATCACAAACAGAATTGATAAAAGTAtagttgtgtaagaaattaaaTAGTCGGCCCCGCTTGTTCTGATGCCATGACAAGTTTGGCATTGCCCTCTACCCACTATAAAAGTTCCAAGTTGCTTGTCTGTTGTTAATATTGTCTTTTCATTGAGATTTGAAACAATGCGAATGGTGTAAATTTAAGTTTATAACATAAGATAATGTGTGGCAAAACTGGAGGGAAATATcatcaaaaacaacattaaagcATAAATAAGCTTTGAACCAACTTTATTGAAACCTTCGGTACATGGTAAATATGCATTATTTGGTTGAAGCATTTTCATAAACATACTATGCGTaacaatgtgtatttccatgTGATAGACACCCACTTATACTTGACCCTGATGAGTCGCATTTGCAGctaataaaaaatgtgttttcggTTCCTTGTCTTGCTCAAACTTCAAGCAGTATCCTAATGAATACATATTCATCCTGTCAGTGTTGCATGTTTGTTTTCACATCATGATAAAAATTGTAGACTTGCAGGCATGGAAGCAGAAATCCTTGGACCCAATGAAATTGCACAGTATCATCCATTGGCACGCACTGACGACCTACAGGGTGCTATTTGGATACCAGATGATTGTTCTGTCAATCCATCAGATGTGTGTCAGGCACTAGGCAGGGCTGCCACACGAAAAGGTAAACAAAAACCTTGAACCAAGAAAAAGTTAACATTTGATAAGTTTTCAGATAAATTATACATGTGATTGTCAAGGTTAAAGtgcattcattttcaatttgttcttCTTGAAAATTTGCTTTTAATTTCTCTAGgagtcaaaatttatgaaaaagtaGACGTGCAAAAGATTTTCACTGCCAGTGGTAGGATATATGGAGTGCAAACTGACCAAGGCCACATCAAGTGTGAATACCTGGTGAATTGTGGAGGAATGGTAAGACTAACTATCTAGCTTGTTCTTGTTGCTATGGCAGCCACTCAAGGGTAGCTATTTTGTATTGCTGTGAGTCACTGTTTATATCTTGGTCTTCAACACAAAATGTCTGCCCTTCCACTCAGGGAGAATGAATGATGTCATACCTGAGAGAAATCACAGAAACATTTGATCATAACCTCTGTCATAAACATCGCCTCCACCAACCTTCCCATCCCTTACTCCCCCTCCCCTTAGACTCTTGACTCAGATTGTCCCCTGATTGATTCAATGATGTTATCGTCACCTTTTCACCATTATTGTAGTGGGCAAGAGACATTGGTTTGGTTAGCCGTCCAAAAGTCAGCCTACCTCTTCACCCTTGTGAACATTACTACTTGGTAACCAAACCATTGGTAGATGTTGACACTTCCAACCTACCAAgtaagttcaaaggtcattgatACCATCCAGTAATTCTGTTCAATGTCTGATTTCACCTTTATTTATTTCCTTATTTGTTTACTTGATtacttatttcattatttgtttatttagctTTCAAGATAAGAGAACTAACagcacaaacaaataaaaaatattaaattcacaaaattgttttttaaaatttaattgcAGTACTTCGTGATGAGGATGGTTGTTTGTATGCCAAAGAGTGGTCTGGTGGGCTGCTGGCTGGAGCTTTTGAGCCCAATGCTAAACCTGTCTTCTATGACGGCATTCCGGAAAGTTATGAATTTGGAATGCTACCTGAAGACTGGGATCACTTCCGTAAGTAGATTTGTGTGTACAGACAGTCATCCAGGGAAATTGACCTATATAATTTAGACTTTTGTTCCCAAATATTAAACGTTAACGGCTGGTATTGACTGATACTGAGATGACAAATGAAATTCACTTATACCATTTAAACTGTAGTATCAAACTTTGGTAATTGTTACATTTTCTACAATTTCTGCtctgatattttttaaaatttcagaacCGATGCTCAACAACATGTTGAAGCGCATTCCTGCTCTCGGCCAAGCTGAGGTCCGGCAATTGTTTGTTGGTCCGGAAAGCTTTACTCCAGACACCAAGATGCTAGTTGGTGAAGTACCAGAGGTATGCTAAGTTACTTGACGTGCTGACACAGGTGCCATGAATAGTCAATTTGTTCATATcttgaaaatttctgaaatacTTGTATACCTAACAGAATAGAAGTACATGAATTGGtacttgtttttttcatttctagCAGTAAACTagaaaaataaatgaagtaGCTATACATTAGATTAATTTGGAGCTAAGGTGACATGTCCCTAACACTGTCTGAAGTAGGATATGCTTTCAGTACGTgcctcaaaatttaaatattcaaatttttgctcaaagtttcttCAAGGAACCTTTAAACTACCATAACTGTTCCTTGTTGTATTAAATCactgaagaataaaaatcataggtcactgtgcaaaatttggtagtagaaacacaaaaattcccgactgttgaaattcaaaatggccaccatccctatgttaactacatgtgcaaaaattgaattttttggcttcaaaaaatgtaaaatactttattttattcCAAGAGCGTCAAAATGAGCGCcctcaagtggtagaccagaaaagtattgaaaattttgagattcCAAATATATGTCCTTGATGTGCATTCTGCCTTACCTAGTGATGGTAGGCATTGAAACAACccattcaaaatcaagattatgTGTCATCAGTATTGTTTGTTGCTGTATGCAGATGAATGATAGAATaatgaaatcatttgaaattcagCCCTGTTCATTCCATTCCTCAGATCAAGAACTACTTCGTAGCCGCTGGTTATAATTCATCTGGCATTGGATTGGGCGGTGGCATGGGTCAGATTCTCGCTGATTGGATAGTCAACGGCCAACCAGCATTTGACACCTCACCCGTTGACATCAAGAGATTCTGCCAGACTCACAACAACAAAGCATTCCTTAGGGACAGGGTCAGAGAAGTGGTTGGTATGTACTTAAAGGCACGTTTTCTAATCCCGGGGTCTCATTGTACAGTGTAATATTTCTTTCCCCTTGCAAAGTTCCTCTAACAAAACGTAGATGAAACATTCGCCTTCAATATTCATCATGTTTTGTGTTGTCAGATTACTGATAGCAATTTTGAATGCATTACAGGTTGGCAAAAACCTGTCTCTTCCACacagacaaataaaaacattgtataGCCCATCATGTGATCATTCTGTGTTGTAATTTGCCAGAACAAATCACCTGATGAGAAAATAGGTAAGGTTAGTGTCAAGTAGCTCAAGggtatatattttttaaaattctacGGTCCTTTAGAAAGTTTGTGAAACTATACTTTGCTATATATGAGACAATGTGTGGAGAGATGTCAGCTATTCTGGTGGTCACAGTACGATTAGCAATACGCCTCtgacaaaaaaactgtaaatgaTTTTTATGATTAGAATAGTTTTTTCAGCTGGGTACCTTATAATTGGAACCCCTGACCTCCTGTACTCCACCTCACCAGCtctgattttaataaaataaatattattgttgtaatgtttattGTTTGAATTTCAGGTGCTGCGTACGGAATTCCACATCCATATAAACAGTACAGTACAGCCAGGAAACTTCACTGCTCTCCTTTGTATCCAAGACTAGAAGCGGCTGGTGCGATGTTCGGAGAGAGGGCAGGTTGGGAAAGACCTCTCTATGTTAGGGGAGAAGAATCAGGCAAGTTTCATCCATTGCCATGGTAACTGCTTTAGTTTCATCCATTTCCGTGGTAACTGCTTTCTAGGTGCTGTacattgtgagttcaaatctgGTTCAAAtcctaccctgggttgatagttctgctggtggacagaattgtcccttTGGCTGTCTGAAGCCCAGTTTAGATATGTATATATTGCTTTGATTTGAGTTTGTGTCTGATGAATGATAGtaagtatgtgtgtgtgagtaCTTTATGAACTCTAGTGCGTGCAGGGGTTACAATCAgaaaaattttatcaatttagcTGAGTATATTGAACCATTGTTTTTTACGGATTGTGATTTAGCCAAGTGATTTTGATTATGAACCACTTCTTGTAACTGACCAAGTTTTCATAGTATGTGACGACTGTGACTTCAGTTCCTTtaccaaccagatatgaactgaaaatgctcacgtgtttaattgtatgttacagttatgtgtaaatttgaacctttgccacatgtttgcaacttcatttaaagtgttatgatcaacataatgaataatattcaccacagattaattttaaatccaagtatatatccccaatcaggaaagttcattaaaatatgcaaattaggaattgactgaaatgttctcattaaatatgcaaattatgaattggctgaagtaaaaatgttaaatgactttcaataatgttgtatcatagtatctttaatgtacaaagcagttcgtcaactttggtctagtcaagacagataaatatccttaattaggaaaattcattaaatttgcaaatacggaATCGATAGTATctataatgtacatagcaagttttgtcaaatttggtcaagtcaatacagataaatatccctaattaggaaagttcattatatatgcaaattaggaattggctgaagtaaaaaagtttcatgacttttaataatgttgttttatagtatcttcaatatatgtagcaagattcatcaacttcggtcgaatccattcagatatatatccctaattagtgaagttcattaaatatggaaataaggaattggctgaagtaaaactgcttaatgactttcaacaatgttatatcacattatcttcaatgtacatcgcaagtttcatcaattttggtaaagtccattcagatttatatatctaattaaaaaagttcattaaatatggaaataaggaattggctgaagtaaaactgcttaatgactttcaacaatgttatatcatagtatcttcaatgtacatagcaagtttcatcaattttggtaaagtccattcagatttatatatctaattaggaaagtttattaaatatgcaaataagtatttggctgaagtgaaaatgcttaatgactttcaacaatgttatatcatagtatcttcaatgtacatggcaagtttcatcaattttggtcgagtcaagtcaaataaatatccctaatttcaagagttcattaaatatgcaaattaagagtttgatgaagtaaaaatgcttaatgactttcaataatgttaaatcatagtatcttcaagatacataccaagttttgtcaattttgatcaagtcaaatcagatatatatccctaattaggaaagttcattaaatatgcaaattatccattatcttttatgtcaccccttcatatctttcacagctgatatatcttggtaagatcaacatttgtagcaaatctcatcaaattttgtgcagtcgttgtcacaatatatctgttttttctaaaatcattaattatgctaatgagcaaaaagtaagcaagccacacctaccaaaaactaatcagttctcgccatctgcaaattgaatctatgtaccagatttgattctgagctgatgagctgtttttgagatattgagcacacagacggacagacacacagacagacagacagacagacagacagacagacggacagacagacagacatcgctgcgacatatgctcacgtgtgtcaacacgtgagcaaaaaatgtatGCCATATACCTGTGTTGATCAAACAATTTTTAGCTGCCATTTGCTGTATGTACGTATAGGATGGGGGAACTATATTAGGATTGAGTGTATatctgtacgtatgtatgttttctgttgttttcacaGACGACTTCATTGAAGAAAGCTACACAAATCATGGAATATTTGGGAAGCCATCTTGGCTTGAAATTGTGAAGAGAGAGTACAAAGCTTGCAGGGAAGATGTTGGGATGTTTGACATGAGTTCATTTGCTAAATTTGAATTAAAGGTAAACTTTGACCTTTCAAAGAAAGAAGATAATGGTTAATTCATAGACcttttttggagggtctatggttaattGTATTCCTATGTAATTGACAAATTAGCtcatcaattttgaaaatggtgataAGTAGTCAATTAACAGACAATACTTGCATTTCTGGGTAAAGCTGTAGATTTTCACTTTAGTGTATGCGAGTAAAATCAACTGTGTGCGAAATACCACAAATTATCTGATCTTATCGGCATGAATTTTGTCAATATTAAATCTTCAGGAGATATGATGATATCACAACCAGatgtgaataaaaaaatgttttgatggcattttatcttatttttaccattcaaaatttataaattataTTGTGCACTTTTCTTTTGATGTATAATTATTCAAGTCAACACCAATGGATGCCATTACCTCCCACCACCTCTGTTttcaactcatttgcataaactgCGGTTTTGTGATCATGTCCATCGTAAAATGTCGCACACTCTCAGTCACAACTGAAAATCACAGCTTGGAGCCAGGCTAGCAGTGCAGCTTAAGAAAAGCTGGTATTTTGCTATTAATTTCCATGCGCTATATCATGCAAAACCTAGGTTAATaaatattgatatcaaaatatttgtttttgcagTCCAAAGGTAATGAAGCTACAAATCTACTACAGTATCTATGCTGCAGTGATATCAACAAGCCGATTGGTACTATTGTACACACTGGAATGTTGAATAAGACTGGAGGATATGAGAATGACTGCAGCATCTTCAGATTAGGACGCAATGAGTAAGTTTGTTTTGTCATCTCATTCAGGTAGTACATGCCTCAAAATTGATGGCTTCAAATTTGGCTTTACAATCTCTAAAGGGAAATTTTAAacaattccctttcaaaatcgaggataaatatcaggggtcatcgtgcaaaatttgggGCTAGGGAAATGAATTACACAATTTTaactgacacttgaaattcaaaatggccgccatgcctgtgttaactctatgggggaaaaattgaattttctattttcataaaaaagccagtgaaaactgtCTTTTCCCTTGACCTGCAACAggagcccccacaagtagtagaccaAATCCTTAccataaaattttaaagtcaaCCCATCTGTCCTCCAggtgtattctaccttaaagtttcTCTGAGAAAAATAGATTAATATGGAACAGTGTCAACTGTATGGAACTTCCTCcaaaataattgacaaatgttaattttgtgGTTTCATATAGAGTATGAAAAGGGAAGACATATTTTTTGTCTTCTTTCTTGCTAAAATTGATGGGAGCTCTTTACAATTAGTCCATTACTGATGATGAATCTCTGGACAATTTAGAATTATATTAGTTTGAGTGTATCGTATTTATGAATGGTATAATAAATTACATGTTGAAATAATGGTAGAGGGCGCCAAATGGTCAGTTCATAATGAAATGAACATAACAACTTTAATAtttgtcagtatttttttcctaCATTAAAAAGCAATAAAATTATGATCTGTCACATaagtttaaattttattttgatgaaGATTGTACTGTTTTTCACTTACTTTACAAATCGTTATAttcctgacctttgacctttacttTTCTCTTCTCCCTTTGGCTAGTTATTTCATTATCTCGCCATCCTTCCAAAGAACACGCTGTCATTCGTGGCTGAAAAAGCACCTACCAGACTCTGGTGCCATCTCTCTGAAAGACGTGACAAAGGAGTACACAGCTCTCAATGTGATGGGACCCAAAGCTCAAGAACTTCTCCAGGAATTTACAACAACTGCCCTTGATAGTGCACACTTCAGGCCTTTCACAGGAAAGGTATGGCAACCAATGTTCAAAACACTATGGATTCTTCAAGAgagaaaattttcattcatttcttcaACAATGTTTTTCATGTCTCCCAAAAGGCTTTTGAAACACCCAGTATGTAGCTTATGAACACAGCGTCACtttctacacatgtacagtgcactgttattgtttacatttgaattctagtcaggaccagaattcactaaTCAGCAATACCAGTCACTCAACTTTTATCCTAAAATctctcaaaatattaaaagtaatCAAACAGCtgaaaaaaacagtaaaacttGTCAGATTCAGCAAGATTGCACTGTAAGACCATTTACTGGATATCCACTCGTTGTAAACAATAGAGGGGGAATCGAACTTTGGTGGCGTAAAGAGTCAATAGCTCCTGATAAGCCATAAGTCTACTCAGGTTATGTAGTTCAAACATAGCAAAGCTATCACTTGCATAACTGCAAAAGGACTTGACTGCCAAAACTTTTACCATTCCTTGTTTCATCTATATACACCTAGCAGCATACATTGTTTGTCAAATGGGATTCCATCCGTCATACCACCCCCATATCTGTGTGCACTGGTCCATCATCACAATTAATGCCAATGGAGGTTGACTGAACCATGGCGGTGTAAAGGGTTAATGAATGAACTGAACACTCTCAAAGATTACATCTTACAAACAGCATTTCTTGTCCTTATCAGAAATGAAAGcacattattttgaaactttggtcCAGTGAAATTATCTTCACCATGTTACTTTTCATGTAGCCTGTATGTAATTAACATTTTataatattatttaattttgtatgcaAGGTCATTGATATTGGATATGCCAGTGATGTTAGAGCCTTAGCAATGACGCATTGTGGAGAGAAAGGATGGGTTCTATATATTCCAAATGAGGTAAGCTTCAATTTGAAAGATTCACACTATATTACTTTTGATGAGTCTACAGTATTACGTTGTGTCTGTGATAATCATGTAATTGGAAGCTTATCATCCCTCCATCCATCTGTCTGGCTGGAAGGCGCACTGTGCTTTGCCAAAATTAGATTAACCCAACAACAGATCCTTTATACAAAATAGTTTGCATAATTATAAAGTGATATGGAGATGAATATTGTGGTGAAGAGGCAGTCCAGCCATTCTATAGTATGCTGCCCTCTAGAGTTCACTTCAGATTTAGGTGAGAATAAACCTGCAGGTGATAGATAGCTGTGATACTTGATATCAAAAAATAACAGTGATCACAATTTTAGGTTTTTAATATAGCACCATGCAAGTGACTTAAGGTTCTGCCaacagaaattcagagaacattTTTTTTGAGGCTCTGTTTATTTCTGCATTTTGTTAATGGATCTACCAACATATGATTCTCTTCACTCACAACATTGGGCCAAATGTCAATTTCACTATTCCTGTGTAATTTGTGTCccaaatattcacaaaaatttacaagaaatgttTACCTTAGCGTAAATGAAACTTTTAGGTCATTGCAAATCAGTCCAATTGTTTGCAAAGGTGCTCTCCTGTAGAGAGAACTGacaatttcaaacaatttcaaAGAAGTAAAACTCATTTTTACTTTCTTCAACAGATGGCACTCTCACTGTATGATCAACTCATGGAAAGAAAACATGATTTCAGAATCAAAGATGTTGGTTTCTATGCCTACCAGTACCTtagaattgaaaaatttctcacattcctgtATCAAGATTTCCACACAATGCATACACCATTAGAGGTTGGTCGACCATTCCAGGTCGGGCTAGAGAAGGTAAGTCTATGGTTTTCtcatattttaacaaattcatATCT
Encoded here:
- the LOC139123279 gene encoding pyruvate dehydrogenase phosphatase regulatory subunit, mitochondrial-like, translating into MMLQSMRAVSPNLNSLRQVLHLSTKCDHRTLSQSCIARLRCARTLSTAGLQTHLSQPRRSCSSLAEDVSSQQLPRSARVVVIGAGISGCSVAYHLAQLGWNDVVVLEKGRMTSGTTWHAAGNIRRLRGTSIESECAKISCQLYESLENITGMATGFKQCGAVFTAQTKDRMLSHLKRVAHVRLAGMEAEILGPNEIAQYHPLARTDDLQGAIWIPDDCSVNPSDVCQALGRAATRKGVKIYEKVDVQKIFTASGRIYGVQTDQGHIKCEYLVNCGGMWARDIGLVSRPKVSLPLHPCEHYYLVTKPLVDVDTSNLPILRDEDGCLYAKEWSGGLLAGAFEPNAKPVFYDGIPESYEFGMLPEDWDHFQPMLNNMLKRIPALGQAEVRQLFVGPESFTPDTKMLVGEVPEIKNYFVAAGYNSSGIGLGGGMGQILADWIVNGQPAFDTSPVDIKRFCQTHNNKAFLRDRVREVVGAAYGIPHPYKQYSTARKLHCSPLYPRLEAAGAMFGERAGWERPLYVRGEESDDFIEESYTNHGIFGKPSWLEIVKREYKACREDVGMFDMSSFAKFELKSKGNEATNLLQYLCCSDINKPIGTIVHTGMLNKTGGYENDCSIFRLGRNDYFIISPSFQRTRCHSWLKKHLPDSGAISLKDVTKEYTALNVMGPKAQELLQEFTTTALDSAHFRPFTGKVIDIGYASDVRALAMTHCGEKGWVLYIPNEMALSLYDQLMERKHDFRIKDVGFYAYQYLRIEKFLTFLYQDFHTMHTPLEVGRPFQVGLEKEGDFLGRHVLAAQKENGVKRRLAMFLLEDHDLDSHIWPWGNDPIYRNGQFTGMTTSIGYGFTLDKMVCIGWVSNVNPKTGQHNVVPNEYVTSGSYEIEIIGTRYPARARLYTPLIQ